Proteins encoded within one genomic window of Besnoitia besnoiti strain Bb-Ger1 chromosome II, whole genome shotgun sequence:
- a CDS encoding calcium-dependent protein kinase CDPK9 (encoded by transcript BESB_038750), translating to MQEQAAERSAPEPKLRIADPFEEDNEMLQRLTEEAFNSISNGKNTINLMQASTGLEFALKRLHPVCPLPDKAWYPAVFKNYDLDRDGEIDKESFVDILQQYHAYHYARLVKKQQRQHGVQLTVTVSGDSVSQLGWFSLSLQRRLGLSGQSASGRTSVGARGTVVDNKEQSLMLASYIMYPAHHGLCEVYKDYIFGETVGKGSFGKVQLVTNKKTGARRACKSIGIQSPDQWELIKAEIELLKALNHPNIMKLYETYQDGYTIYLIIELCHGGPLFDRIVQHYEKLRSPITEELVAHWTRQILSACAYCHERGVVHRDLKPENILFVDTTQDSPLKVIDFGLSDTMHRLRETAREVKEKRGGVGGAMARLLPTFNGRHIIPWYVRRVRMQRAGTPHYMAPEMIRGDYDEKCDIFAVGIIMYQLLSGVHPFYLPGIDNEESVKMKILNTDPPTTGAEWQCVSAQAKDLVRKLIVKNPKKRLSAAQALDHPWFQVMQGRRAQPSQLTASVFEGLRNWQNQNRLKQAVLQLLAKELNETDILELRKKFEALDQKGDGTITIDELKESMHNAGYKVIESELAAIVDSIDAQQQGFIGYNEFISALLLRRMTLQEEQLREVFNKFDVNGEGRITIDTLRKALKGSRYGQLTDEELRMIFADVDKNNDGYVDFYEFCDLMTS from the exons ATGCAGGaacaggcggcggagagatcCGCTCCAGAACCGAAGCTGCGCATCGCTGACCCTTTCGAGGAGGACAATGAGATGCTCCAGCGGCTCACGGAGGAAGCCTTCAACTCAATCTCCAATGGCAAAAACACCATCAACCTGATGCAAGCCAGCACG GGCTTGGAATTCGCGCTGAAGCGCCTTCATCCTGTTTGCCCTCTGCCCGACAAGGCCTGGTACCCTGCAG TGTTCAAGAACTACGACTTGGATCGCGATGGCGAGATTGACAAGGAGTCGTTCGTCGATATTCTGCAGCAG TACCACGCCTACCACTACGCGCGGTTGGTCAAGAAACAACAGAGACAACATGGCGTTCAATTAACCGTCACTGTCAGCGGCGACTCCGTGTCTCAG CTTGGCTGGTTTTCGTTGTCTCTTCAGCGGCGGCTAGGGCTCTCAGGCCAGAGTGCGTCTGGGCGGACGAGCGTGGGCGCAAGGGGGACGGTCGTTGACAACAAGGAGCAGTCTCTGATG CTGGCGTCGTATATCATGTATCCGGCGCACCATGGGCTGTGTGAGGTGTACAAGGACTACATCTTCGGCGAGACTGTGGGGAAGGGATCTTTCGGTAAAGTTCAGCTGGTCACGAATAAGaagacaggcgcgcggcgggcctgcAAATCCATCG GGATTCAGTCGCCTGACCAGTGGGAGCTGATCAAGGCCGAGATTGAGCTCCTCAAGGCTCTTAACCATCCAAACATTATGAAG CTGTACGAAACGTACCAAGACGGCTACACGATCTACTTGATCATCGAGCTGTGCCACGGCGGCCCGCTGTTTGACCGCATCGTCCAGCACTACGAGAAGCTCAGATCGCCCATCACCGAAGAGCTG GTGGCTCACTGGACGCGGCAGATTCTGTCCGCCTGCGCGTACTGCCACGAGCGAGGTGTCGTGCATCGCGACCTGAAGCCCGAAAATATTCTCTTTGTCGACACAACGCAAGACTCGCCTCTGAAG GTGATTGACTTCGGCCTCAGCGACACGATGCACAGGCTgcgggagacggcgcgcgaagtgaaggagaagcgcggaggcgtcggcggggCTATGGCTCGCCTGTTGCCTACCTTCAATGGAAGACATATCATCCCCTG GTAcgtgcgccgcgtgcgcatgcagcgtgcCGGCACGCCGCACTACATGGCGCCGGAGATGATTCGCGGCGACTACGATGAGAAATGCGATATCTTTGCCGTCGGGATCATTATGTACCAG CTCCTGTCCGGCGTCCATCCATTCTACTTGCCTGGGATTGACAATGAGGAATCGGTCAAGATGAAGATCTTGAACACGGATCCGCCGACGACAG GAGCAGAGTGGCAGTGTGTGAGCGCCCAAGCGAAGGATTTGGTCCGGAAGTTGATTGTGAAGAACCCAAAGAAGAGGCTGAGTGCTGCGCAGGCCCTTGACCATCCGTGGTTTCA GGTCATGCAAGGGAGACGGGCACAGCCTTCGCAGCTGACGGCGTCGGTCTTCGAAGGCCTGCGCAACTGGCAAAATCAGAACCGACTGAAGCAGGCGGTTCTCCAGCTGCTCGCGAAAGAGTTGAACGAGACAGACATTCTCGAGTTGCGGAAGAAATTCGAGGCCCTGGATCAGAAAGGGGACGGCACAATCACCATTGACGAGTTGAAAGAAA GCATGCACAACGCCGGGTACAAAGTGATTGAGAGCGAGCTGGCGGCCATCGTTGACTCGAttgacgcgcagcagcaaggCTTCATcg GCTACAACGAGTTCATCAGCGccctgctgcttcgccggATGACGCTCCAGGAGGAACAGCTTCGGGAGGTCTTCAACAAGTTCGACGTCAACGGCGAGGGCCGCATCACAATCGACACCTTACGCAAGGCTCTGAAGGGCTCCCG GTATGGCCAGCTGACCGACGAGGAACTCAGAATGATCTTCGCCGACGTCGACAAGAACAACGACGG ctaCGTGGACTTTTACGAGTTCTGCGACCTCATGACGTCTTAG
- a CDS encoding putative 50S ribosomal protein L17 (encoded by transcript BESB_038760) produces MALPAVSNIAAPASSGRRVGSASSVLIHGFLVAHTLLCVAVVDVCGTRVYSRPSRHTWASLSPSLGYAAAERAYDALPLVRSSRGVTSFEGTTPTPALSLPLAPFSLLFASSHVAPTAPQWGQPRSDGRASMMGDGVQPVQSSGKGRPILSVAFLLVAGGNARARSAAVLPLYGAHSEATFWRHSPESRSASFLSTPQGSFSPGSRVRQEGASGSTLRGFSAVAASPAGGCGSAGTAALLRCSREAPQGSLQSRACASMIHAADSRSGDGQNPTEVDAAPRRSACRPDRVGAARRRGFSVICGDSGASAPFSRVAGGLNGFRPQERDAALLETTSPRRHRPAATEARRPPHAFFRSPGQTTVKEPPLVYCLTGSAPSASSREGDADCPVAGGERFGQTVEATQGAGGVRLAEVRDTLWQAPLRKLPRDADGRPRGVGGVAMHAHHNRKRNKLNRPYGHRRCLLRNLCTEVLRHGAITTTYTKAKECRRATDKLIMLAKEPSLHTYRQALGYLYDKALTRQLFLEAPQRFAYRPHGFCRLTKLPFCRLGDNARMARLELID; encoded by the exons ATGGCTTTACCGGCGGTTTCAAATATCGCGGCTCCTGCCTCCTCGGGTCGCCGCGTTGGGTCAGCCTCCTCAGTCCTCATACACGGTTTTCTGGTTGCCCATAcactcctctgcgtcgcagtCGTGGATGTATGCGGCACACGCGTATACAGTCGTCCCTCCCGTCACACCTGGGCTTCACTGTCGCCATCCCTCGGCtacgccgctgcggagagggCCTATGACGCCCTTCCGCTCGTGCGTTCCAGCCGCGGAGTGACAAGTTTCGAGGGCACAACTCCCACCCcggcgctgtctctgcctctggcgccattttctctcctctttgcATCCTCCCACGTCGCGCCCACGGCGCCCCAGTGGGGGCAGCCGCGAAGCGACGGACGGGCTTCGATGATGGGTGATGGAGTACAGCCTGTTCAATCTTCTGGAAAGGGTCGACCGATACTGTCTGTGGCGTTCCTTCTCGTAGCCGGCGGCAAcgctcgcgctcgcagcGCGGCCGTTCTTCCTCTTTACGGGGCACACAGCGAAGCGACGTTTTGGAGGCACTCTCCAGAGTCGCGGTCGGCATCCTTCCTCAGCACCCCGCAAGGCTCTTTTTCGCCAGGCTCTCGGGTGCGGCAGGAAGGCGCCTCTGGGTCAactctccgcggcttctctgcggtcgcggcgtcgcccgcaggcggGTGTGGCTCCGCAGGTACTGCCGCATTGCTTCGCTGCTCGCGGGAAGCGCCCCAAGGCAGTCTGCAGTCGCGGGCCTGCGCGTCCATGATCCACGCTGCCGATTCTCGGTCAGGCGACGGGCAGAACCCAACGGAGGttgacgcggcgccgcgccgctccgcttGTCGCCCCGACCGCGTGGGGGCAGCACGTCGACGAGGCTTTTCTGTGATATGCGGTGACagtggcgcgtctgcgccttttTCACGCGTCGCGGGCGGACTGAACGGATTTCGGCCGCaagagcgcgacgccgcccttCTGGAGACGACGAGCCCGCGGAGGCATCGCCCAGCTGCcacagaggcgcggagaccgccgcATGCCTTTTTCCGCTCTCCGGGGCAAACGACTGTAAAAGAGCCGCCTCTGGTATATTGCCTGACGGgttccgcgccctccgcatcGAGcagggaaggcgacgcggactgCCCTGTCGCAGGCGGGGAGCGATTCGGTCAGACAGTTGAAGCGACACAGGGCGCAGGAGGGGTCCGACTCGCGGAGGTTCGAGATACGCTTTGGCAGGCGCCCCTGCGGAAGCtcccgcgcgacgccgacggaCGCCcacgcggcgtcggcggcgtcgccatgcatgcgcaccACAACCGAAAACGAAACAAGCTCAACAGACCGTATGGCCATCGGCGCTGTCTGCTGCGGAACCTTTGCACCGAG GTGCTGCGTCACGGGGCCATCACTACCACCTacacgaaggcgaaggagtgCCGCCGAGCGACAGACAAGCTGATTATGCTCGCTAAGGAGCCTTCGCTGCACACGTATCGTCAAGCGCTCGGCTACCTGTACGACAAAGCGCTGACCAGGCAGCTCTTCCTCGAG GCACCTCAGCGGTTCGCCTACCGCCCCCACGGCTTCTGCCGGTTGACAAAGCTTCCATTCTGTCGTCTTGGAGACAACGCTCGAATGGCTCGTCTCGAGCTGATTGACTAG